GTTATACTGGGTagatttttatatggtttaaaatattttctctaacttctcatgataaaattatgaacAGGCGGCGGTTGAAATTAGCTGTGAACCATGTGTTAGGAGACATGTGCGCAGTATTTTTATGGACAACGCTGTAGTGTCAACTAGTCCTACACCTGAGGGAAACACAGCTATTGATTCTTTTCACCAGTTTTATGGAGTAAAGTGGTTGAAGGACAAACCACTTAATAGATTTGAGGATGCTCAATGGCTTTTGATTCAGAAAGCTGAAGAGGAGAAGCTCTTGCAAGTTACTATAAAGCTGCCTGAAGTAGTCCTTGATAAGTTGATAAGTGACtcaaatgattattatttgaGTGATGGTGTAAGTAAATCTGCTCAGTTATGGAATGAGCAGAGGAAACTGATTCTTAATGATGCATTTaacaattttcttcttccttcaatGGAAAAAGAAGCTAGATCACTGCTGACAAGTAGAGCGAAATCATGGCTACTATCAGATTATGGGAGGCTATTGTGGGATAAAGTATCTGTTGCACCATACCAACGGAAAGAGAATGATGTCAGTTCTGATGAAGAAACTGCACCCAGGGTTATGGCTTGCTGTTGGGGCCCTGGGAAGCCAGCGACTACCTTTGTGATGTTGGATTCATCTGGAGAAGTTTTGGATGTGTTGCATGCTGGTTCCCTCAGCATTCGTGGTCAAAGTGTCAATGAACAGCAACGTAAAAGAAATGATCAGCAGAGAGTGCAAAAGTTTATGATGGACCATCAACCACATATTGTAGTTTTAGGAGCAAATAATTTGTCTTGTACGCGGTTGAAGGAGGACATTTATGAGGTAAATAGTTGcactatttttgtttctttactGTAACTTCTTTGTATGTCATACATTGCAATCTCTATCCtttattttggaatttctttttcattaactctagaaaatatttatgagGTAACGCTTTATTTTATTGCCCATTCTGTTATCAGATAATATTCAAGATGGTGGAAGATAATCCTCGTGATGTTGGTCACGAGATGGATAATCTGAATATTGTCTTTGGCGATGAATCTTTACCGCATCTGTATGAAAATTCTCGTATCTCAGTTGATCAGCTTCCTTCACAAGAAGGTAaccttgatttttttttacatgatCACTTCCCTTTACTTATTCTTTATGTGGATGTTGCTNNNNNNNNNNNNNNNNNNNNNNNNNNNNNNNNNNNNNNNNNNNNNNNNNNNNNNNNNNNNNNNNNNNNNNNNNNNNNNNNNNNNNNNNNNNNNNNNNNNNGATGATGCCAATGACGACGACGATGTCCTGGAAATGGCGATCGAGCATGTCAGGGAGAAGCCACATTTACTGAGAGCTGTAGATGTTCATGAATATGCTGAGCAGAAAAATCATCTGAACAAGAAAGAAACCCTCAATGATATTAGATTGGAATTGATGGAAGGTTTTCAGGATCGTCGCAGACCCTTTGTAGAACCAAGTCAGGATGAAGAGTTTGGCATGATCACTGGAGAGACTGAAGAGGAACTCTCTGAAGGAAGAATTGTGCAGGCCACAGTTCGAAAGGTTCAGGGTCAGAGAGCAATTTGCGTCCTTGAATCTGGATTAGCTGGCATTCTCAGTAAGGAGGATTACATGGATGATTGGAGGGATATCAATGAGTTAAATGAGAAGCTGAGTGAGGGTGATATTTTGACTTGCAGAATTAAATCAATTCAGAAAAATCGCTATCAGGTGTTTTTAACTTGTAGAGAAAGTGAAATGAGGAGTAACCGTTACAAGAGTCACAGAATGACAGATCCTTACTATCATGAAGAACGCGGTACTCTGCAAACTGTTCAGGAAAAAGCTCGCAAGGAGAAGGAACTTGCAAAGAAGCATTTCAAGCCGAGAATGATCGTTCACCCACGCTTCCAAAATATAACGTCTGATGCTGCGATAGAGGTTTGTTGTGATCTTCTATTGTAGTCTTTCACAATTCATTTGTGGGCCTGCTTGGCACTTGCGTATTTATTTGGTATTTGggattattgattttttttttcttggacTTGATATGGTTTGATTACCTTTTAATCTAAGGTTCATTCACATGCGAAGCGTAATTTATGCTGGTGAAGATTCGTTTTATTGAGTCCAGATTGTGATATCATTCCAAAAAGTGcatttacatgattttttaataGCTTACTGCTGCTACTTACTCTTCCTGTTTCGAAATGCTTTCATGTCTTTGAGTTCTTATACCCTTTGATTCCTGTCAACAGTTTTTGTCTGACAAGGATCCCGGTGAAAGTGTCATACGCCCTAGTTCTCGTGGGCCATCATTTTTGACATTGACTCTGAAAGTTTATGATGGGGTATATGCGAACAAGGACATTGTAGAAGGTGGAAAAGAGCACAAGGATATAACCAGCTTGCTTCGGATCGGGAAAACACTGAAAATCGGAGAGGATACATTTGAAGATCTTGATGAGGTAATTTATGGAGCTGTTATTTTGGAGAGTTACTGATCATAGGCTATGGAATTGTATTATCTGAATAAAATATCTTATGCCCTTTCCagattagatattttatttcccTGAAAGCATGCGAGTTTGATTAACCCTCATGCAGGTAATGGATCGTTATGTAGATCCACTGGTAGCTCATTTGAAGTCAATGCTGAATTACCGAAAGTTCAGGAGGGGTACTAAAACTGAAGTTGATGAGCTCCTCAGAATTGAAAAGGCCGAGAATCCTATGAGAATTGTATATTGCTTTGGAATATCTCACGAGCATCCTGGCACATTCATCTTGACGTATATACGGAGTTCTAATCCTCATCACGAGTACATAGGTCTCTATCCAAAGGGATTTAAGTTCCGGAAACGAATGTTTGAGGATATAGACCGTCTTGTGGCTTATTTTCAGAAACATATTGATGACTCATCTGACTCTACTCCATCGCTACGATCAGTTGCTGCTATGGTGCCAATGAGGAGTCCTGCAACTGGGGGCTCATCTGGGTCTGGTGGTGGGTGGGGCAATTCATCCAATGATGGAGGCTGGAGAGGAGGCCAGTCTTCAGACAGAGACAGGAATTCTGGTCCTAGAAGTGGTaagatttgaaattatttaattcacttgtgcatttcataaataaattttgtgaataataAATGTGCATCAATTTGCTTTTCCTTGCAGGGAGGGGTGATTACAGAAATGGTGATGGGCATCCCAGTGGAGCACCTAGACCATATGGTGGGCGAGGACGTGGACGTGGCCGGGGCCGTGGGTCAGATTCTTATGGTAATGGCAGGGGTGACAGGCAGGACCAAGACCGTGGTTCACAAAGGTGGGGTTCCAAGGATGgcgatggtggtggtggatgGGGGAGTGGCTTCTCTGGATCAAAAGCCCAGGATTCACCGGGCGGTGGTAGTTGGggaggcggcggtggtggtggtaaTGCTGGTGAGGGCAGCAGCACTGGTTGGGGTAGCTGGGGAGGAGATGCTGGTGGTTCGGGTGCGGATGCAGGTAATTCAGGGTGGGGAGATGCCAAGAAGAGTTCAGATGGTGGTGGTTGGTGATAAATATCAGGATGttcttgtaatttttattatctatacTACTGAATTCTCGTGTTGAATAGGCGTTCAGCTCCTAGCTTCTTTCTTGGACAATCTACTATCAGTTGGTCTATTTTGAATCTTTCATTCTGATTTCTAGATGGTCTTCTATTgcctttttttgtttctctgtTCAGCAAAggctatatattttatatggaaGTCAGTTCTGTCACAATGAAATTTAGCCTGCTGGATAATTCAATGTCAAGCgattttatatgcatttcATTAAAACTCTCCTTAATATTACGACTAAGTTAAATACTAGCACGATTTGTTGTAATTGATAAAGATCAATACTCATGGCATGGGACCGGGCTTGGTTCGACTGTCTCAGCAGGTTATGAGTGGAACGAGACGAACGAAAAGGCCACAAGAAAGACCACCTCCTCCCCCTGTCTTCCCACATTCTCCATTGCTGCTGCTGTTGTTTCTTCTCTCCAACTCCTGGCGACAGACTGGATACGAAGCTCGTTGTTCCATGGCATTATGCAATCTGAGTGGTACCTGAGATCCCAGTTCGAAATCTTCTCTGCAAACAGCACGTGTCTGAGTTAAAATCTTGATGGTCAGTAAGGCATCAATGGAGGCACGCTCTGATCACTCTGTGTCACATGTTGAAGAAATTCCTCAAATCCTGGTCAATACAAGAGTTACGTTCCAAGAGGCCACTGCTGCCTGGCAACACGAGGAGTGAATTCCACGATGCCCCAATCAATCCAAATTCGAGAGGGCTTCCATACTAATTGCATCGTCAAGATCTTGAACAAAACCTTGTTCACTTCCCAGTTTGCACAAACCAGATTGAGCCCGGGTTCCTGGAAATTAGTATACCACCAATGAGCTGCCCGTTGGCTCTCGACATCTATGATCTCTCTTGCACAAGGTGTTTGCATAAACAAGTAATTAAGCATAGGGTCAATATAAAACTTGTGAAAAATGAAGGcaataaacaaaaatcagTCTACTCAATCAATTGACTAAGCACAGATCAACAACAGTTAATATTCAAGGAAAGCGATCGCCATTTTTTTCCAGCAATATTTCCGGTCACATAAGAACATTACCAGATTCATACTAAAAAACTATCACGTGATAAATTCAGTTTGTATTACTGACATAAACTTTCAAGAAAACAACTAGAGAGGAAGCAAGAACTGAGGAATTCTTGTCTTTATCCATACAAACATGCAGCAACATTGGAATATCAGTAACAACGTGTTTTCATAATTTGATGAATATTTTGCTTCTTTGTGATAATCGTGCAGTGAAAATGGATGGTGCAACTACTAAGACAAGAAGCTGAAATAGTGATCATAAACTAACCTCTCATCTATATTCAAATCATGTAGTGAAGACAACAAATAACACATGCAATGGATACAAAACAACAAGGCCAAGTGCTGCAAAAAAAATCTCTTCATATAAAATAGTTTACCATTATTCTCTACTGCACCTTTTTTTCCTACTCATTCATTGTTCTTGATATTAACATTGACAACTTAGTATATTTCATAATATGCTTATATTCTTAGTCAAAAACAACAAGGtatttttgaaagttttgtTGCTTTTCAAGATTCTTACATGTTAATCTATTTATAGCATGAAAAgaattactaatatttgattttactGAATTAAGGCCCTTGAAACTTGCATGATTTTAGTCAAGTGATTTATGCTCCTTCATTCTTCAACACGAGCCATGACTACGAACAGGCAAAGGACGCTGATCATCCATGATGCTTCGAAACAGCTCAGTATTTCTCTTAGGAGCATGGTGGTTCAGTTATCGCTCAGCTATGGTAGCATCATCAAGCTTCTTGTGATCACTGAAGCTTTTACAGAGAAACATAGATTTCAAGCTAAGAGATGTGGCCTCGTGCTAAGTAAGAAATTACCCTTTTCTCGTCTATGTGATGATGATCCATTCGAAGATAAAATCTGAGTACTAATTCATGACATGTTTAAAGAATCCAAGACGCATTCAAGTGCAACGATTAACAAACACAAGGCAGATATCAAAGAAGAAATTTACAAGACACTTGTCAGATACTCAACCTCACTGGAGTTTAAAGAGATGTTGGTTGCTGCAGATATGTTACAGGTGATTGATTTACTAATATTAGATAGCAAGACTAAATTTCTCTACTATATCTGTCTATCTATATGCTATAAAATGAGTTAACATTATGTTGTAAATGTTTAGGTTGAATTTGGGATCACGGTAGAAGCCGGCATGCTGAAAGAAGTAGCAGTCGAATACGCTAAAAGTTACCAGGCCACGCATGTAGTTCTTGGAAGGTATTTGTAAATCTATCCTCAATTACTATTGTTAAGAATTGATCGGATAGCTATGAACAACAAACAACCAAGAACGAGTATCCAATATACCACAGCAACAATGATATACGTGGTTCGATCAATGTGATCTACATCCACGGGAAAAACACTCGATCTTTATTGCTCATTCACACACAACAATTACAGAAAGTGAATTCAAGATCAAACGCAATACAAATGATGCACTCTAGAAATCAATCAGCTCAACCTCGCTACAATGATTTCCTCACAAAGACTAATGCACCACACTCTTTCTTGAGCTGAAAACCGTCAACTCCGAGCCTTATATGCGAAGGTGAGGCAGCGTAACAGAATGAGCTCAAGCTCCAGCTCACAATCCCCAAATTAGCCGTTGCCTAACCTAATTTCAATTCACTCTTGTAACTTTTTGCGCATTAGTCCCTCAGCTTGCCCATTTGTGAAGTAATGGCCCACACTCCAACAACTACTCAACTGAActaggaaaatgaaatataggTAAGACTACTCAACTCAACCGTAGAATTGCTTATACGAAAACGATTCTCGTAGGAAACTGaggaaagaaacaaaatacttcatcAAAAACTTGTCCTGTGGAATATCAAGGATCAAATCTGACCACACCATTCAGATTTTAAGAGCACCTCAAATCGACGAAGCTGCCACAAAAGGGGAGGTTACTACCGACCAGAAGAACAGTAAGTTATagtaaaatttctaaaaaagtGTGTGTGTTAAATACTTATAGTTGAGGTGCAGGGGAAGAAGGGTGGGAAAGTAGCCACTTGCTATGTTGTTCATGTAGAAACACAAGGCCATGGTATAGACAGAAGATGAACTTCACTTATGCTGAGCTGCAGATTGCAACAAATGGCTTCTGCTCTCAGAACTTGATGTCGGATCATGGAAGCAAAACCTATCTCGGATTGTTGAACGATCAGAGGAAAATTCTGATCAGGGAGACCCCTTCAGTAACAATGGGAGAGGAAGATTATCAGAGAGAGGTTCGGATGCTGGAGGGAGTTAGGCATTCGAATGTGGCGTTGCTCATAGGGTCGTGCTCAGAGGGACCAAACAGATTCCTCGTGTATGAGTACATCTGCAACGGTTCTCTCAACACACATCTATCTGGTGAGTAGAGACAGTAGTGATCTCAATCAACTTACAagacctatatatatatacatacatatctcttttttgttcttttatcTTTGAATGAATGTGATTTTGTGCAGATGGAAACAAGAAGATGACATGGGAAATACGAATAAACATAGCATACGGTGCAGCTAAAGGGTTGGCATACTTGCACGAAGAAGGAATCTATGGAAGCATGAGGCCAAGCAACATCCTTGTAACACATGATTTTCAACCGATGGTAAagttttttgatatatttgaaaagaaatatgatGGAAATGGATATAGATGATCTCTTACAGCGGAAACATGTGTGATCAGCTGTCGTACTACGGATTTATGAATGAATACGAGACGTTAGGAGAGCGGTCAGCCATGAAGACTTATGAACACTTGGCACCAGAGTACGATGAAACTGGGAAAGAAGTGAGTAAAGCTGATGTGTTTGCGTTTGGCATGGTGCTTCTCGAGCTGATCACAGGGAGAAAGACGATAGAAGACACCGATGGCCAAAGCTACTTGAGATGGGTAAGTTCATCTTCACAAAGGCAATGCCATTGTTTGTAGGAATTAAACTCACAATTTTGTTGCAGGCGAGGCCGCTGCTAAGGCAAAAGAAATACACAGAACTAACAGATCCAACGCTGAAAGATAGCCCCGATGTTTACCAGCTCTACTGGTTGGTTCGCATGGCTGATAAATGCCTCAGCTTGGATCCCAATAGTAGATACTCAATCAACAAGGTAACTTTAATGCTAACTCTTTCCATTGCTTTCTCTTAACATTTTTGctcatcttttttttcctaGGTTGTGAAAGCATTGTCGGACGTTATAAATCGCTGTGGTGTTGAAGAATTCTCTCCTACTGAATCTGAATTGTGAGAATTTGGTGTATTAATGTTCTACCTTTTGAGAGATAAGTCATGCTTGATGATACAatgatgaatttattattccataaattattttattgaatatttattaatttcaaaatataatatccatatattaatactccctctgacccaactaagttgagacataacttttgggcacgtagattaagaaattatattgaaaagtaggagagaggaaTGAAGTAggaagataaagagagagtaaagtagatattgaaataaagtaaaagtgattggatgttttgtttttttttttaaaagaaatgactcaatttagttgggacatcccaaagaggaatacgactcaacttagttgggatggagggagtacaaaattactaaaactagtttttaaaaaatagagatacaCAAAGATATGAAGATATCACTAATATATTCTTgaataggtttgtgttaaaatgacaacactttttaaagtgacaccgtgacaccatatatacagcaatattataaacgttacacagcaatattacaaacactacacaacaatctatagattgttgtatagcgtgttggatattgctagacaagaaaaattgttgtataaagaGCAACAAATCGCTGGCCGAGTTTttcaactctttttttttgccacgtggcagcttattattcgtccacgtgtacaaatgattggctaggaatagtggtatggtgttattttaagggatggtggcaccctaacactcCCCTTCTtgaatatcaataattttatattttggggtgcgttatattgctaactttttaagttgttaactttgttaactcatcaatacagtgtattaaaaatgtcaatacggtgacttcaaaatgtcaacacataatatcaacacattatattgaagttcaacaaaattatgtgttgacattttaatgtcattgGGTTgacatttataatatattgcGTTGAggagttagcaagttagcaagttagcaacttaagaaagttaacACACCCCTACAATAAGAtcattgaatattgattaaaattttgacaagtttattaatttatgaaatatattcGTCAATATTTTTACTATGCGCGTTTCAAATACTTATGAggattcaaaattttcattattcaaattgaaaaatactcCAAGTTAACATCCAAGGTGACTATCATCATATTGCAACTCTTAACATGgaaaaatgtaaatagataaattttaaaattaaat
The nucleotide sequence above comes from Salvia hispanica cultivar TCC Black 2014 chromosome 5, UniMelb_Shisp_WGS_1.0, whole genome shotgun sequence. Encoded proteins:
- the LOC125189598 gene encoding transcription elongation factor SPT6 homolog produces the protein MTGKNVISDDEDEIGVEEEERDEEPYGDRGGDPGGDDEDEEDDEEGQDEYENDGFIVNDVDEEEDEEEDRVDSDEEQKKKKRKKRDQFMLDEDDYELLQESNISVNRSKLESKKFKRLKKARRDAEEEPSGFSDEEEFDRSGKGGRTAEEKLKRSLFGDDDGQPLEDIAEEDEQLEEEDDADIGEEDEMADFIVDEEEVDEHGTPVRRKKPKKNRQRPGISSSALQEAHEIFGDVEDLLRLRKIDVRDRFGETSERSLEDQFDPSVLSEKYMTEKDDQIREIDIPERMQISEESTGHPPTDEFSVKMETEWIYNQLVSGMVPLFNRSGTTNEEVDDELKRHIARFLELIHVQNLDVPFIAMYRKEEILSLLKDPTEREAGIENDMNQKPTLKWHKVLWAIQDLDQKWLLLLKRKSALQSYYTKRFEEERRRVYDETRLRLNEQLFQSITKSLEAADSEREVDDVDSKFNLHFPPGEVVLDEGQFKRPKRKSHYSICSKAGLWEVASKFGYSSEQFGLQISLEKMRMDELEDAKETPEEMASNFTCAMFEIPQAVLKGARHMAAVEISCEPCVRRHVRSIFMDNAVVSTSPTPEGNTAIDSFHQFYGVKWLKDKPLNRFEDAQWLLIQKAEEEKLLQVTIKLPEVVLDKLISDSNDYYLSDGVSKSAQLWNEQRKLILNDAFNNFLLPSMEKEARSLLTSRAKSWLLSDYGRLLWDKVSVAPYQRKENDVSSDEETAPRVMACCWGPGKPATTFVMLDSSGEVLDVLHAGSLSIRGQSVNEQQRKRNDQQRVQKFMMDHQPHIVVLGANNLSCTRLKEDIYEIIFKMVEDNPRDVGHEMDNLNIVFGDESLPHLYENSRISVDQLPSQEDDANDDDDVLEMAIEHVREKPHLLRAVDVHEYAEQKNHLNKKETLNDIRLELMEGFQDRRRPFVEPSQDEEFGMITGETEEELSEGRIVQATVRKVQGQRAICVLESGLAGILSKEDYMDDWRDINELNEKLSEGDILTCRIKSIQKNRYQVFLTCRESEMRSNRYKSHRMTDPYYHEERGTLQTVQEKARKEKELAKKHFKPRMIVHPRFQNITSDAAIEFLSDKDPGESVIRPSSRGPSFLTLTLKVYDGVYANKDIVEGGKEHKDITSLLRIGKTLKIGEDTFEDLDEVMDRYVDPLVAHLKSMLNYRKFRRGTKTEVDELLRIEKAENPMRIVYCFGISHEHPGTFILTYIRSSNPHHEYIGLYPKGFKFRKRMFEDIDRLVAYFQKHIDDSSDSTPSLRSVAAMVPMRSPATGGSSGSGGGWGNSSNDGGWRGGQSSDRDRNSGPRSGRGDYRNGDGHPSGAPRPYGGRGRGRGRGRGSDSYGNGRGDRQDQDRGSQRWGSKDGDGGGGWGSGFSGSKAQDSPGGGSWGGGGGGGNAGEGSSTGWGSWGGDAGGSGADAGNSGWGDAKKSSDGGGW
- the LOC125189600 gene encoding probable serine/threonine-protein kinase PBL7; its protein translation is MTTNRQRTLIIHDASKQLSISLRSMVVQLSLSYGSIIKLLVITEAFTEKHRFQAKRCGLVLKSKTHSSATINKHKADIKEEIYKTLVRYSTSLEFKEMLVAADMLQVEFGITVEAGMLKEVAVEYAKSYQATHVVLGRNTRPWYRQKMNFTYAELQIATNGFCSQNLMSDHGSKTYLGLLNDQRKILIRETPSVTMGEEDYQREVRMLEGVRHSNVALLIGSCSEGPNRFLVYEYICNGSLNTHLSDGNKKMTWEIRINIAYGAAKGLAYLHEEGIYGSMRPSNILVTHDFQPMLSYYGFMNEYETLGERSAMKTYEHLAPEYDETGKEVSKADVFAFGMVLLELITGRKTIEDTDGQSYLRWARPLLRQKKYTELTDPTLKDSPDVYQLYWLVRMADKCLSLDPNSRYSINKVVKALSDVINRCGVEEFSPTESEL